GCAGACCAAGTTCGTGGGCCAGAAGCGGTTCTCGCTGGAGGGTGGCGAGTCGCTGATCCCGCTGCTCGACGCGATCCTGTCCAAGGCCGCGGAGAGCGGTCTCGACGAGGTCGGCATCGGCATGTCGCACCGCGGGCGCCTCAACGTGCTCGCCAACATCGCCGGCAAGAGCTACGGCCAGATCTTCAAGGAGTTCGAGGGCCAGCTCGACCCGCGCTCCGTCCAGGGCTCCGGCGACGTCAAGTACCACCTCGGCACCGAGGGCACGTTCACCGCCGAGTCCGGCGCGACGACGAAGGTGCACCTGGCCGCCAACCCGTCGCACCTCGAAGCGGTGGACCCGGTGCTCGAGGGCATCGTCCGGGCCAAGCAGGACCGCATCGACCTGGGCGGCGACGGCTTCTCCGTGCTGCCCATCCTGGTGCACGGCGACGCGGCCTTCGCGGGCCAGGGCGTGGTGCCTGAGGTGCTCAACCTCGCGCAGCTGCGCGGCTACCGCACCGGCGGCACGATCCACGTCATCGTCAACAACCAGGTCGGCTTCACCACCGGCCCGTCGAGCTCGCGCTCGACGACGTACGCCACCGACATCGCCAAGGGCTTCCAGATCCCGGTGCTGCACGTCAACGGCGACGACCCCGAGGCCGTGGTCCGGGTCGCCGAGCTGGCGTTCGCGTACCGCGAGCAGTTCGACCGCGACGTCGTCATCGACATGATCTGCTACCGCCGTCGTGGCCACAACGAGGGCGACGACCCGTCGATGACGCAGCCGCTCATGTACAACCTCATCGAGAGCAAGCGCTCCGTGCGCCGCCTCTACACCGAGAACCTCGTCGCACGCGGCGACATCACGGTCGAGGAGGCCGAGCTCGCGCTGCAGGACTTCCAGGTCCAGCTCGAGCGGGTGTTCACCGAGACCAAGCAGGGCGTGGGCGCCAAGCCCACGGCCGAGCACATCGGCGGCCTGGAGCTGCCCGAGGCGCAGCGCGAGGACGCCGGCACGATGGTCGGCTGGCAGACGGCCGTGCCGCATGCCGTCATCGAGCGCATCGGCGAGGCGCACACCGCCCCGCCCGAGGGCTTCACGGTGCACCCCAAGCTGGTCAAGCTGCTCGAGACCCGGCGACTCATGTCCAAGGACGGCGGCATCGACTGGGGCTTCGGCGAGATCCTCGCGTTCGGCTCGCTGCTCATGGAGGGCACCCCGGTGCGCCTGGCCGGGCAGGACTCGCGTCGCGGCACGTTCGTGCAGCGCCACGCCGTGTTCCACGACCGCACCAACGGTGCGGAGTGGACGCCGCTGAGCTACCTGACCCGCGAGCAGGCCAAGTTCTGGGTCTACGACTCCTCCCTCTCGGAGTACGCCGCCCTCGGGTTCGAGTACGGCTACTCGGTGGAGCGCCCCGACGCGCTGGTCATGTGGGAGGCGCAGTTCGGCGACTTCGTCAACGGCGCCCAGACCGTGATCGACGAGTTCGTGTCGTCGGCCGAGCAGAAGTGGGGCCAGTCGTCGTCGCTGGTCATGCTGCTGCCGCACGGCTACGAGGGCCAGGGCCCTGACCACTCGTCCGCCCGGATCGAGCGCTTCCTGCAGCTCGCCGCGGAGGACAACATGGTCATCGCGCAGCCGTCGACGCCGGCGTCCTACTTCCACCTGCTGCGCCGTCAGGCGTACGCCCGGCCGCGCAAGCCGCTCATCGTGTTCACGCCCAAGCAGCTGCTGCGTCTCAAGGCAGCGGCGTCGGGCGTCGAGGAGTTCACCTCGGGCACGTTCCGGCCGGTCGTCCCGGATGCGGCGGTGCCCGCCACGGGTGTCCGGCGCGTGCTCATCAGCTCCGGGCGCGTGTACTACGACCTGCTCGCCGAGCGCACCCGCCGCGGTGACACGACGACGGCGCTGGTCCGGCTGGAGCAGCTCTACCCGCTGCCCGAGGAGGAGCTCGTCGCCGAGCTGGCCAAGTACCCCGGCGCCGACGTCGTCTGGGTGCAGGACGAGCCGCAGAACCAGGGCGCGTGGTCGTACCTGCACCTCGCGATGCCGGCCGAGCTGCGGACCTCCGTCCGCGTGGTCTCCCGCCCGGCGTCGGCGGCCACGGCGGCCGGCACGCACAAGCTCCACGCGGCCCAGCAGGAGACCCTCCTGGCGGAGGCCTTCGCGGTCTGACACCCCGCCCCGGTGGTTGAGCCCTCGAGGGCTCAACCACCGGACGGGGGCTCAACCACCGGGGCGGGGGTCACCAGCGGGCGTGGATCGCCTCGCGGAAGTGGCGGTCGTACAGCTCCTTGACGTCGGACCGGAAGAGCGGTCCGAGGGTGGGCACCGAGCCGGCCGCCGCGTTGAGGCGGGCCTGCTCGGGGCTGCGTGCGCCCGGGATGACCGTCGAGACGCCGGGCTGCTGCCAGACCCACGCGATCGCGGCCTGGGCCGGGGTGAGGTCCCCGGGCAGCCCGGTGACGAGCGCGGAGAACTCGGCGGCGGCCGTCACGCCGGTCTCGTAGTCGACGCCGGAGAACGTCTCGCCGATGTCGAAGGCCGCGCCGCTGCGGTTGTAGCTGCGGTGGTCCGACTCGGCGAACGTCGTGTCCTTCGTATAGCGGCCGGACAGCAGGCCCGAGGCCAGCGGCACGCGCGCGATGATGCCGACGCCGGCCTGCGAGGCCGCGGACAGCACCTCCTCGACGGGCTTGTGCCGGAACGCGTTGAGGATGATCTGGATGGACGCGACGCCCGGGTGCTTCAGCGCTTCGAGCGCCTCCGCGACCGTCTCGACGCTCACGCCGTAGCTCGCCATGACGCCCTCCTCGACGAGGGTGTCGAGCGCGTCGTACACCTCCTGCGAGGAGTACACCGGCGTCGGCGGGCAGTGCAGCTGCACCAGGTCGAGCGTGTCGACGCCGAGGTTCTGGCGCGACCGGTCGGTCCACTCGCGGAAGTTGGCCAGCACGTAGTTCTCCAGCACCTGGTCCACCCGGCGCCCCATCTTCGTGGCCACGGTGATCCCGGCGTCCGGGTGATCCTTCACGAAGGCGCCGATGGCCTGCTCCGAGCGGCCGTCCCCGTAGACGTCGGCGGTGTCGTAGAACGTCACGCCCGCCTCGAGCGCGGCTTCCAGCACGGCACGGGAGTCCTCGTCGCTGACGTCGCCCCAGTCCGCACCGAGCTGCCAGGTGCCCAGGCCCACGACCGAGACGAGCCGGCCGGTGCGGCCAAGTACCTGCTGTTCCATCGATACCTCCACATGTTGGCCAGTGCTCACACAGTACGACGCACTGGCCTGCGACGACGGCTACGGTGTCTCCGTGACCACCAGCGCCGTCCCTGCTCCGCCGCCCGTCTCCGGCACCCAGTACGTCATCGCTCACGGCGAGCACCGCGCCGTCGTCGCCGAGGTCGGCGCGATGGTCCGCGAGTACGGCGTCGGCGGACGCGACGTGTTCGTCCCGTTCGGCGAGGACGAGGTGGCCCCCGTCTTCAACGGTGCCGTGCTGCTGCCCTGGCCCAACCGCCTCGCCGACGGCGCCTACACGGTCGACGGCGTGACGTACGAGGTGGCGCACACCGAGCCCGACCGGTCCAACGCGCTGCACGGGCTCGCGTGCTGGGTCCGCTGGACCCTCGTCGAGCGGTCCGACGACGCCGTGACGCTCGAGCTCGCCCTGGCGCCGCAGAAGGGCTGGCCGTTCCAGCTCGTGACGCAGGTGCGGTATGCGCTGTCCGACGCCGGGCTGGAGGTGACGGTCACCACCCGCAACGTCGGTGCGGGCACCGCCCCCTACGGCATCGGGTTCCACCCGTGGCTGTCGGCCGGTGGGGCGACGCTCGACGAGTGCACCGTCCGGCTCGACGCGACCACCCATGTCACCGTCGACGACCGCCTGCTGCCGACGGGCACCGAGCCCGTCGCCGGCCCGTACGACCTGCGCGAGGAGCGTTCCCTGGCCGGCCTCGACCTCGACGACGCCTGGCTGGACGTCACGCGTGACGAGCAGGGCCTGTCGTGGTGCCGCCTGGGCCGCCCGGACGGCCGCACCGCCGCCGTCTGGATGGACGGGTCGATGGACACCTGGCAGGTGTGCTCGGCGAACCACATCCCGCACTTCCGGCGCGGCGGCCTCGCGGCCGAGCCGATGAGCTGCGTCGCGGACGCCTTCAACACCGGCGAGCGCCTGGTTCGCCTGGCCCCGGGCGACGAGCACACGGTGCGCTGGGGCGCCACGCTGCTCTGACATCCCAGGCGACGGTGCGGTGGCACGCGAGAATGGCGGCGCAGTCGGGGTGTCGGACCGAGGGAGTGAGTTCGTGACGGAACGCGAGACACGCATCTGCGTCGTCGGGGACGAGCTGAGCGTGGGTGTCGGTGACCCGCGCGCCCTCGGGTGGGTGGGCCGCGTCATGGCCCGGTCGCGCTTCGAGCGGCCCGCGATGCACTTCACGCTCGCGGTGCCGGGCGAGACGACGTCGGGCCTCGGGGCGCGATGGGAGGCCGAGACGGTCCCCCGGTTCGGGCGGGAGACCGAGAACCGGCTGGTGATAGCGCTCGGCCGGCACGACGTCACGGCGGGGCTGTCGATCGCCCGCTCCCGTCTCAACCTCGCCAACATCCTCGACGTCGCCGCGAGCGCCCAGGTGCAGTGCTTCGTCGTCGGGCCGCCGCCGGGGAACCCGGTCGACGGCGCGGCCATCGAGGACCTCTCGGACGCCTTCGCCGACGTCGCCTCGCGGCGTCGGGTGCCGTACGTGGACACGTACACGCCGCTGGCGCAGCACGAGCAGTGGCTGGCCGACCTCGCACAGAACGGGTCCCTGTACCCGGGCCAGGCCGGCTACGGCCTCATGGCCTGGCTGGTGCTGCACACGGGCTGGCACGCCTGGCTGGGCCTCCCCGACCAACAGTCCGCGGGCTGAGCCGGAGCGCAGCGGAGGGTGGAGGCCGAGGGACGAGGCATCCGCCCGCAGCGGAGCGCAGGCTCAGTCCGACCACAAGCACGCGGGCTGAGCCCGACCACAAGCACGCGGGCTGAGCCACAGCGGTTCGCTGGCAGCGGTGCGGCTGTGGGAACATGGACCGTTATCCGTCCACCATCATGTGGGAGCAGTCATGAGCAAGCGCGGTCGTAAGCGTCGGTCCCGTAAGGGCAACGGCGCCAACCACGGCAAGCGTCCTAACGCCTGAGACGTAGCAGGCACCGGACGCACGAGAGGCCGCGGCCCCGACAGGGGACCGCGGCCTCTCGCATGCTCCAGGTCAGCGGGTGGTCATCACCGTGAGCTGCGTGTGGATGCGCAGGCGCAGCGCCTCGGGCGCGCGCTCGGCGCAGGAGCGCTTCACGAGCTGCTTGACCAGCTCCTCGGCGCTGAGCTCGGCCAGGCAGGGCGTGCAGTGCGCGAGGTGGTCGCGCATGCGCTGCTCGTCGGCCGGGGTCATCTCCGAGTCGAGGTACTCGTACAGGTGCACCAGGGCGTGCTCGCACTCGCCCTCGCCGGTGACGTCGTGCGGGATCGGCTCGCTCACTTCGTGCCCTCGCTCACTTGGAACCTCCGTGCGCTTGCACCGGGTCGCTCGCCGGGACCAGGCCCCGCTCCACCGCGTAGTCGGCGAGCAGGTCGCGGAGCTGCTTGCGCCCGCGGTGCAACCGGGACATCACCGTCCCGATCGGGGTGCCCATGATCTCGGCGATCTCCTTGTAGGGAAAACCTTCGACGTCGGCGTAGTAGACGACCATGCGGCGGTCTTCGGGCAACGCCGCCAGGGCGCGCTTCACGTCGGAGTCCGGCAGGTGGTCCAGCGCCTCGACCTCGGCGGAGCGCAGGCCCTGCGAGGTGTGCGACGCCGCGCGGGCGATCTGCCAGTCCTCGACGTCCTCGGCCTGGGACTGCTGCGGTTCGCGCTGCTTCTTGCGGTACGTGTTGATGAACGTGTTGGTGAGGATGCGGTACAGCCACGCCTTGAGGTTGGTGCCCGGCCGGTACTGGTGGAACGCGGCGAACGCCTTCGCGAAGGTCTCCTGCACCAGGTCCTCGGCGTCCGCGGGGTTGCGCGTCATGCGCAGCGCGGCGGAGTAGAGCTGGTCGAGGTGCTGCAGCGCGTCGCGCTCGAAGCGGGCGGCGCGGGCGGCCGGGTCCTCGTGCTGCGGGGCGCGGGCGGTCCCGTCGTCGTCGGCGGCGGCAACGTCATCGGCGGGCAGGCCCGTGGGATCCTCGCTCATCGGGGCCGAGCCTAGTCCCTGACCGATCGCCGTGACGGGCCAGGCGCCCGCGGGCGGGGCCGCCTTGGTGACGCCGTCGACGTGCGACGGGAGCGCGAACAGCGGCACGTCCTCGACCAGGGCGGCGTTCATCGGAGGGCTCGGTGCGTACGACATCGTCCAGGGGAACGCCGCGACCGGCCGGATGCATTCCCGCGCCGCCGGTGGAATGGTGGAGCCATGCTGCTGCGTCGCGTCGCCCGTCCCCTGCTGGCCGCACCCTTCGTGTTCGACGGCGTGCAGGCGGCCCTGCATCCTGCCGAGCACGTCGCGGCGGCGCGCGGGCTGACCGACCAGGTCACCGACCGCGTCGGGGTCAAGCGGCTGACCGACCAGCAGCTCACCCTCGCGGTGCGCGCGCACGGCGGGCTGACGGCGGCGCTCGGCGTCGCGCTGGCGGCCGGGTTCTTCCCGCGCCTCGCGTCGCTGAACCTGGCCGCCCTGACCGTGCCCCTCGCCGTCGTGCACCAGCCGTTCGCGGCGAAGGGTGCCGAACGCACGGAGAAGACCGGGCGGTTCGTCCGCGCGGCCGGGTACGTCGGGGCCGCGCTCATCGCCGGGGTCGACACCGAGGGCAGGCCCGGGGTGTCGTGGCGGGTGGGCCAGGCGCGCAAGAAGGCGGTGGCCAAGGTCGAGTCGGTGCGGGAGAACCACTGAGCGCCGGTCGAGCGGGCCGCGCCAGAGCGCGCGCCCGATAACCTGGGGCGCATGACGTCGCCCTCCCCCGCCGATCTCGCCGCCGCCTCCGCCTGGGAGGCGCCGCTCGCCTCCGGACCGCTGGACGCGAGCGTCGAGATCCCCGGGTCGAAGTCGCTGACCAACCGCCTGCTCGTGCTCGCCGCCCTCGCGGACGGCCCGGGCGTGCTGCGCGGGGCGTTGCGCTCGCGCGACGCGGACCTCATGATCGGGGCGCTGCGCTCGCTCGGCGTGCGGATCGAGGAGGGCGACGCCCCCTCGACCCTCCATGTGACCCCCGGCCCGCTGACCGGCGACGTCGACATCGACTGCGGCCTGGCCGGCACCGTGATGCGCTTCCTGCCGCCCGTCGCGGCCCTGGCCGCGGGCCCGGTCCGGTTCGACGGCGACCCGCACGCCCGCGTCCGGCCCATGCGGCCCGTGCTCGCGGCGCTGGCCGCCCTCGGCGTGGAGATCACGAGGACCGACGACGCAGGGCCCGACGACGCAGGGCGTGCCGGGCCGCCGTCTCACCTGCCGTTCACGGTCGGCGGCCGAGGCGGGCTGCGCGGCGGGCAGGTCGACGTCGATGCCTCGGCGTCGTCGCAGTTCGTCTCGGGTCTGCTGCTGGCGGCCGCCCGGTTCGACGAAGGGCTCTCGCTGCGGCACATCGGCACCACGCTGCCGAGCGTGCCCCACATCGAGATGACGGTGGCCACGCTGCGCGAGGTCGGCGTCGTCGTCGACGACTCCCGCGACGGCATCTGGGTGGTGGAGCCGGGTCCGATCGCCGCGCGCGACGTGCGCGTCGAGCCAGACCTGTCCAACGCCGCCCCGTTCCTGGCCGCCGCGCTGGTGGCGGGCGGCTCGGTGTCCGTGCCGGGGTGGCCGACGACGACGACGCAGCCGGGGGCGCTCGTCCCGGGCCTGCTCGAGCGCATGGGCGGGACGGCGTCGCTGTCCGACGGCGTCCTGACCGTGACCGGCGACGGCACGATCCACGGCATCGACGTGGACCTGCACGCCGCGGGCGAGCTCGCGCCGACCTTCGCCGCCCTCGCGGCCCTGGCCGACTCCCCCAGCCGTCTGCGCGGGATCGCGCACCTGCGCGGGCACGAGACCGACCGCCTGGCGGCCCTCGCCACCGAGATCACGCGGCTGGGCGGGCAGGCGGAGGAGACCCGGGACGGCCTGGTCATCACCCCGCGCCCGCTGCACGGCGGCCTCTGGCACACCTACGCCGACCACCGCATGGCCACGTCAGGAGCCCTCCTGGCCCTGGCGACCCCGGACGTCCTCGTCGAGGACGTCGAGACCACCGCCAAGACGCTCCCGGACTTCACCTCCCTCTGGCAGGCGATCCTCTGATGCGGGCCCTGGCCGGCCGCAGGGGGCGCTGATGGCGCGCGACGAGTACGCGCGGTTCGACCGGCCCTCGAAGCACGGGAGCCGGGCGCGGACCAAGCAGCGGCCTGAGCACGCCGACGCGCTGGCCGGGTTCGTGACGGGGGTCGACCGGGGGCGGTACACGCTGCTGCTCGCCGAGGGCACGGCCGACGAGCGCGTCGTCCTCGCGATGAAGGCGCGCGAGCTCGCCCGCACGCGCGTCGTCGTCGGGGACCGCGTCGACGTCGTCGGCGACACCACCGGCGGCAAGGACTCGCTGGCGCGCATCGTGCGGATCGCCGAGCGGACCTCCGTGCTGCGGCGCACGGCCGACGACACCGACCCGTACGAGCGCATCGTCGTCGCGAACGCCGACCAGCTCGTCATCGTCACCGCGCTGGCCCAGCCCGAGCCACGCACCGGCATGATCGACCGTGCGGCCGTCGCGGCGTACGACGCCGGGATGGACGTGCTGCTGTGCCTGACGAAGGCCGACCTCGCGTCGGCGGACGAGCTGCGCGGGCTGTACGAGCCGCTGGGCGTCCAGGTGGTGGTGACGTGGCCCGCGGCGGGAGCCGACGCGGC
The Xylanimonas cellulosilytica DSM 15894 DNA segment above includes these coding regions:
- the rsrA gene encoding mycothiol system anti-sigma-R factor; this encodes MSEPIPHDVTGEGECEHALVHLYEYLDSEMTPADEQRMRDHLAHCTPCLAELSAEELVKQLVKRSCAERAPEALRLRIHTQLTVMTTR
- a CDS encoding 50S ribosomal protein bL37; the protein is MSKRGRKRRSRKGNGANHGKRPNA
- a CDS encoding aldose 1-epimerase family protein, giving the protein MTTSAVPAPPPVSGTQYVIAHGEHRAVVAEVGAMVREYGVGGRDVFVPFGEDEVAPVFNGAVLLPWPNRLADGAYTVDGVTYEVAHTEPDRSNALHGLACWVRWTLVERSDDAVTLELALAPQKGWPFQLVTQVRYALSDAGLEVTVTTRNVGAGTAPYGIGFHPWLSAGGATLDECTVRLDATTHVTVDDRLLPTGTEPVAGPYDLREERSLAGLDLDDAWLDVTRDEQGLSWCRLGRPDGRTAAVWMDGSMDTWQVCSANHIPHFRRGGLAAEPMSCVADAFNTGERLVRLAPGDEHTVRWGATLL
- a CDS encoding sigma-70 family RNA polymerase sigma factor — its product is MNAALVEDVPLFALPSHVDGVTKAAPPAGAWPVTAIGQGLGSAPMSEDPTGLPADDVAAADDDGTARAPQHEDPAARAARFERDALQHLDQLYSAALRMTRNPADAEDLVQETFAKAFAAFHQYRPGTNLKAWLYRILTNTFINTYRKKQREPQQSQAEDVEDWQIARAASHTSQGLRSAEVEALDHLPDSDVKRALAALPEDRRMVVYYADVEGFPYKEIAEIMGTPIGTVMSRLHRGRKQLRDLLADYAVERGLVPASDPVQAHGGSK
- a CDS encoding DoxX family membrane protein; the encoded protein is MLLRRVARPLLAAPFVFDGVQAALHPAEHVAAARGLTDQVTDRVGVKRLTDQQLTLAVRAHGGLTAALGVALAAGFFPRLASLNLAALTVPLAVVHQPFAAKGAERTEKTGRFVRAAGYVGAALIAGVDTEGRPGVSWRVGQARKKAVAKVESVRENH
- a CDS encoding aldo/keto reductase, which gives rise to MEQQVLGRTGRLVSVVGLGTWQLGADWGDVSDEDSRAVLEAALEAGVTFYDTADVYGDGRSEQAIGAFVKDHPDAGITVATKMGRRVDQVLENYVLANFREWTDRSRQNLGVDTLDLVQLHCPPTPVYSSQEVYDALDTLVEEGVMASYGVSVETVAEALEALKHPGVASIQIILNAFRHKPVEEVLSAASQAGVGIIARVPLASGLLSGRYTKDTTFAESDHRSYNRSGAAFDIGETFSGVDYETGVTAAAEFSALVTGLPGDLTPAQAAIAWVWQQPGVSTVIPGARSPEQARLNAAAGSVPTLGPLFRSDVKELYDRHFREAIHARW
- the aroA gene encoding 3-phosphoshikimate 1-carboxyvinyltransferase, translating into MTSPSPADLAAASAWEAPLASGPLDASVEIPGSKSLTNRLLVLAALADGPGVLRGALRSRDADLMIGALRSLGVRIEEGDAPSTLHVTPGPLTGDVDIDCGLAGTVMRFLPPVAALAAGPVRFDGDPHARVRPMRPVLAALAALGVEITRTDDAGPDDAGRAGPPSHLPFTVGGRGGLRGGQVDVDASASSQFVSGLLLAAARFDEGLSLRHIGTTLPSVPHIEMTVATLREVGVVVDDSRDGIWVVEPGPIAARDVRVEPDLSNAAPFLAAALVAGGSVSVPGWPTTTTQPGALVPGLLERMGGTASLSDGVLTVTGDGTIHGIDVDLHAAGELAPTFAALAALADSPSRLRGIAHLRGHETDRLAALATEITRLGGQAEETRDGLVITPRPLHGGLWHTYADHRMATSGALLALATPDVLVEDVETTAKTLPDFTSLWQAIL
- the rsgA gene encoding ribosome small subunit-dependent GTPase A, whose protein sequence is MARDEYARFDRPSKHGSRARTKQRPEHADALAGFVTGVDRGRYTLLLAEGTADERVVLAMKARELARTRVVVGDRVDVVGDTTGGKDSLARIVRIAERTSVLRRTADDTDPYERIVVANADQLVIVTALAQPEPRTGMIDRAAVAAYDAGMDVLLCLTKADLASADELRGLYEPLGVQVVVTWPAAGADAARVDAADAAGARPTGRTLDPASVEDVRDHLRGRVSVLLGHSGVGKSTLVNALVPGARRVTGHVNDVTGRGRHTSTSAVALRLPRPDGTGGEGWVVDTPGVRSLGLAHVQVEHVLAAFEDLDEAATDCPRGCTHLADAPDCALDEWIAASPDDETRATREARLASFRRVLASRTASVGA
- a CDS encoding multifunctional oxoglutarate decarboxylase/oxoglutarate dehydrogenase thiamine pyrophosphate-binding subunit/dihydrolipoyllysine-residue succinyltransferase subunit, with amino-acid sequence MVSSKAESTSISESAGASFGANAGLVDELYEQYLKDPQAVDPAWWDLFEGYRPTTNGASVPTPAPAPAAKPAEPAVTAAPAPAPAAPPQPAAPQAAAPQTAAPRAAAPTPVARVVEPLPAERPVATAQPASAPYAEVAVVKAPKQAVREDQTNKLRGPAARVVTNMEASLEVPTATSVRAVPAKLMVDNRIVINNHLVRTRGGKVSFTHLIGFALVEALADMPVMNAHYTLVDGKPGIVQPAGVGFGLAIDLAKEDGSRQLLVPSIKDAGSLDFAAFVAAYEALVRKARGGKLTVDDFAGTTISLTNPGGIGTVHSVPRLMQGQGTIVGVGAMDYPAEFAGASVEQLSKLGISKVMTLTSTYDHRIIQGAQSGEFLKIIGDKLLGFDGFYDRVFASMQVPYEPVRWVRDNTHDADDEAAKPARIAELVHSYRSRGHLMAHTDPLAYRQRKHPDLDVQNHGLTLWDLDRTFPTAGFGGRPKATLRDTLGLLRDSYCRTIGIEYMHIADRVQRKWIQDRIETGYAKTPREDQQRILRRLNAAEAFETFLQTKFVGQKRFSLEGGESLIPLLDAILSKAAESGLDEVGIGMSHRGRLNVLANIAGKSYGQIFKEFEGQLDPRSVQGSGDVKYHLGTEGTFTAESGATTKVHLAANPSHLEAVDPVLEGIVRAKQDRIDLGGDGFSVLPILVHGDAAFAGQGVVPEVLNLAQLRGYRTGGTIHVIVNNQVGFTTGPSSSRSTTYATDIAKGFQIPVLHVNGDDPEAVVRVAELAFAYREQFDRDVVIDMICYRRRGHNEGDDPSMTQPLMYNLIESKRSVRRLYTENLVARGDITVEEAELALQDFQVQLERVFTETKQGVGAKPTAEHIGGLELPEAQREDAGTMVGWQTAVPHAVIERIGEAHTAPPEGFTVHPKLVKLLETRRLMSKDGGIDWGFGEILAFGSLLMEGTPVRLAGQDSRRGTFVQRHAVFHDRTNGAEWTPLSYLTREQAKFWVYDSSLSEYAALGFEYGYSVERPDALVMWEAQFGDFVNGAQTVIDEFVSSAEQKWGQSSSLVMLLPHGYEGQGPDHSSARIERFLQLAAEDNMVIAQPSTPASYFHLLRRQAYARPRKPLIVFTPKQLLRLKAAASGVEEFTSGTFRPVVPDAAVPATGVRRVLISSGRVYYDLLAERTRRGDTTTALVRLEQLYPLPEEELVAELAKYPGADVVWVQDEPQNQGAWSYLHLAMPAELRTSVRVVSRPASAATAAGTHKLHAAQQETLLAEAFAV
- a CDS encoding GDSL-type esterase/lipase family protein — protein: MTERETRICVVGDELSVGVGDPRALGWVGRVMARSRFERPAMHFTLAVPGETTSGLGARWEAETVPRFGRETENRLVIALGRHDVTAGLSIARSRLNLANILDVAASAQVQCFVVGPPPGNPVDGAAIEDLSDAFADVASRRRVPYVDTYTPLAQHEQWLADLAQNGSLYPGQAGYGLMAWLVLHTGWHAWLGLPDQQSAG